A portion of the Fibrobacter sp. genome contains these proteins:
- the rsmD gene encoding 16S rRNA (guanine(966)-N(2))-methyltransferase RsmD, translated as MPIRITGGLLRGRNVPSPDTSKTRPTGSRTREALFNILQGVEGFRVLDLFAGTGIMGIEAISRGAASVVAVEMAHAQARLVLQAYKSLSLEKQLTLFEKNALTLEKESFCVSEGFDLIYADPPFKDMEYPDLRKFWDWLNPGGVAVFEAPSRNLPAWAKEASDAGTVQVRRYGESSLVIYRG; from the coding sequence ATGCCTATTCGCATTACTGGCGGTTTACTTCGGGGGCGCAACGTCCCCTCTCCCGATACGTCCAAGACAAGGCCTACGGGCTCTCGTACGCGCGAGGCCCTCTTCAATATTTTGCAGGGCGTGGAAGGTTTCCGCGTGCTCGACCTTTTTGCGGGTACGGGCATCATGGGAATCGAGGCCATAAGCCGCGGAGCGGCAAGCGTCGTCGCAGTAGAAATGGCGCATGCGCAGGCCCGCCTTGTGCTACAGGCGTACAAGTCGCTTTCTCTGGAAAAGCAACTTACGTTGTTCGAAAAGAATGCGCTGACGCTGGAAAAGGAATCTTTCTGCGTGTCGGAGGGATTCGACCTGATTTATGCCGATCCTCCGTTCAAGGACATGGAATATCCCGACTTGCGCAAGTTCTGGGACTGGCTGAATCCGGGCGGTGTCGCCGTCTTCGAGGCGCCGAGCCGCAACTTGCCTGCATGGGCGAAAGAGGCCTCCGACGCTGGTACCGTGCAGGTGCGTCGTTACGGGGAATCGTCCCTCGTTATTTACAGGGGCTAG
- the coaD gene encoding pantetheine-phosphate adenylyltransferase: MKRIAVFAGSFDPFTLGHLDIVKRAAALFDEVYVLLAVNASKKYLFDEAARIDMVRKAVAQFPNVKADCVDGLTVDFMKRVGAKYLVRGIRGASDVDYEQTVAWNNKVLYPECETIFLSSAPEHLMVSSSVVRELLKSGIARDEEGRKLLAKYVPEPVAEKLLESGNFSNR, translated from the coding sequence ATGAAACGAATTGCCGTATTCGCGGGGTCGTTCGACCCGTTTACGCTTGGTCACTTGGATATCGTGAAGCGCGCTGCCGCGCTGTTTGATGAAGTGTATGTGCTCCTTGCGGTGAATGCGTCCAAGAAGTATCTTTTTGACGAGGCCGCCCGCATCGATATGGTGCGCAAGGCGGTGGCGCAGTTCCCGAACGTGAAGGCGGACTGCGTCGATGGCCTTACCGTCGATTTTATGAAGCGCGTCGGTGCGAAGTACCTGGTGCGTGGCATCCGCGGAGCATCTGACGTGGATTACGAGCAGACGGTCGCCTGGAACAACAAGGTGCTTTACCCCGAATGCGAGACGATTTTCTTGTCGAGCGCGCCCGAACACCTGATGGTGAGCAGCTCCGTTGTTCGCGAACTCCTGAAGTCGGGAATCGCGCGTGATGAAGAAGGCCGCAAGCTGCTCGCGAAGTACGTGCCTGAACCCGTCGCGGAAAAACTTCTAGAATCAGGCAATTTTAGCAACCGGTGA
- a CDS encoding rhomboid family intramembrane serine protease, giving the protein MLIVNAVIFGIAFVGGTLLGLHLNLPGLGDANVRDYIAFLGAFWPFAPEQAWRFVTYMFVHVDFWHFVFNMLMLWMFGSEVADMMGTRHFTAMYMFCGVFAAVFSLVMYLLGLTSSPIIGASGALMGIFVAYYKFFPNRMLLMFFFFPMRIKYAMWFMVAIDVLMAHSSDGIAHFAHLGGVVGGFLYMWIYEHGFGRSLEGFAEKVEDGIRRVRRPKFRLHDGGNSAEDISDADVDAGMSTDSREPDEPLEGEVFFVDEQKRMDEILKKVSRDGINSLTDTERKFLLKAGERLRRRRGGM; this is encoded by the coding sequence TTGCTGATTGTCAATGCCGTCATTTTCGGTATTGCCTTTGTGGGCGGGACTCTGCTTGGCCTGCACCTGAACCTGCCCGGACTGGGCGATGCCAACGTTCGCGACTACATCGCGTTCCTGGGTGCCTTCTGGCCGTTTGCACCTGAACAGGCGTGGCGTTTTGTGACCTACATGTTCGTGCATGTGGACTTCTGGCATTTCGTGTTCAACATGTTGATGCTTTGGATGTTCGGCAGTGAAGTTGCCGACATGATGGGAACGAGGCATTTTACCGCGATGTACATGTTCTGCGGTGTCTTTGCTGCGGTATTCAGCCTGGTGATGTACCTGCTGGGGCTTACGAGCTCCCCGATTATCGGTGCGTCCGGCGCCCTGATGGGAATATTTGTGGCATATTACAAGTTCTTCCCGAACAGAATGCTCCTGATGTTCTTCTTTTTCCCGATGCGCATCAAGTATGCGATGTGGTTCATGGTGGCCATCGACGTGCTGATGGCGCATTCCAGCGACGGCATTGCGCATTTCGCGCACTTGGGCGGTGTCGTGGGCGGATTCTTGTACATGTGGATTTATGAACACGGTTTCGGTCGCTCCCTGGAAGGCTTTGCCGAAAAGGTCGAAGACGGAATACGCCGTGTGCGTCGCCCGAAGTTCCGCCTGCACGATGGCGGGAACAGCGCCGAGGATATTTCTGATGCTGATGTTGATGCCGGTATGAGCACGGATTCGCGCGAGCCGGATGAACCGCTGGAAGGCGAAGTCTTCTTCGTGGACGAGCAGAAGCGCATGGATGAAATTCTCAAGAAGGTTAGCCGTGACGGCATAAATTCCTTGACGGATACTGAACGTAAATTCTTGCTGAAGGCGGGCGAAAGGCTGCGCCGTCGCAGGGGAGGTATGTAA
- a CDS encoding adenosine kinase, with the protein MKKVLGMGAALVDILANVDDAWIESQGVQKGGMNMVDWPQMEKFLSALDKPLRVPGGSTCNTMVGLSRLGGKAAFISKVGDDELGNIFRAHLEKNGVESKLGVSDAATGCVFSAVTPDAQRSMWTYLGASDFLSSDDFVPALYDGVGLLYAEGYRAFNADCFKKSFTLARSLGVETALDFSSFGVVDACRKLFDELFAEKMIDIIIANEDEAFAYAGVKEEAALDVLAAKAKVAVVKIGKRGALIAKDGKVTRVQAGPAKAIDTTGAGDLWASGFLYGYMNGWDMERSGNLGSVVSNEVVQVMGAQIPEDGWKRILAARG; encoded by the coding sequence ATGAAGAAAGTTCTTGGTATGGGCGCGGCCCTCGTTGATATTCTCGCGAATGTGGATGACGCATGGATTGAATCGCAGGGCGTGCAGAAGGGCGGCATGAACATGGTGGACTGGCCGCAGATGGAAAAGTTCCTCTCGGCTCTCGACAAGCCGCTGCGCGTGCCGGGCGGCTCCACTTGCAACACGATGGTCGGGCTTTCCCGCCTGGGTGGCAAGGCTGCTTTCATTTCGAAGGTCGGTGACGATGAACTCGGAAATATTTTCCGCGCCCACTTGGAAAAGAACGGCGTGGAATCGAAGCTCGGTGTCTCGGATGCCGCGACGGGTTGCGTGTTCAGCGCCGTGACGCCCGATGCCCAGCGCTCCATGTGGACATATCTCGGGGCTTCGGACTTCCTTTCGAGCGATGACTTTGTGCCCGCGCTCTATGACGGCGTTGGCCTCTTGTATGCGGAAGGCTACCGCGCGTTCAATGCGGACTGCTTCAAGAAGTCTTTCACGTTGGCCCGCAGCCTGGGCGTGGAAACTGCGCTTGACTTCAGCAGCTTCGGCGTGGTGGATGCCTGCCGCAAGCTGTTCGACGAACTCTTTGCCGAAAAGATGATTGATATCATCATCGCGAACGAAGATGAGGCTTTCGCCTATGCGGGCGTGAAGGAAGAAGCCGCGCTCGACGTGCTTGCAGCGAAGGCGAAGGTCGCCGTGGTGAAGATTGGCAAGCGCGGTGCCCTCATTGCCAAGGACGGCAAGGTGACGCGCGTGCAGGCTGGCCCCGCAAAGGCTATCGACACGACGGGCGCCGGCGACCTGTGGGCGTCGGGATTCCTGTACGGCTACATGAACGGCTGGGACATGGAACGTAGCGGCAACCTCGGAAGCGTCGTCAGCAACGAGGTGGTGCAGGTGATGGGCGCCCAGATTCCCGAAGACGGCTGGAAGCGCATTCTGGCTGCCCGCGGATAA